From a single Deltaproteobacteria bacterium genomic region:
- a CDS encoding extracellular solute-binding protein, which produces MKLAVSIFAPMLWFAAFVLTYAQGAEAIIDAARKEGQVVFYASMEAASAQRLAAAFEKKYPGIKVNTTRIGSERMATRLVAETQARKVSADVVQQSAFDFYGVLQKGIFDSYFSPERAAYPAEYRDEKGVWMIPASTLNVIAYNKKMVAPADAPKSFWDLVEPKWKGQLLMDENESKWMAGMMQYYGEAKTLDLLRRLARQEIQFRTGHTLLQTLCAAGERPIVVVAFANGVDRLKKDNAPIEWVAAEPVIGLTFGSAVVKEAPHPNAGRLFQDFMLSREGQEVMAAAGYHVPRTDVSSPILREAPKNTKVIPLPMSLAARYNEFYKTYRNVMGLK; this is translated from the coding sequence TTTCGATTTTTGCGCCAATGCTTTGGTTTGCGGCTTTCGTGTTGACCTATGCGCAAGGCGCCGAGGCGATTATTGACGCAGCGCGCAAAGAAGGCCAGGTGGTCTTCTATGCTTCGATGGAAGCCGCCTCGGCACAGCGCCTGGCCGCCGCTTTCGAGAAAAAATATCCCGGCATCAAGGTCAACACCACCCGCATCGGGTCCGAGCGCATGGCAACCCGCTTGGTCGCCGAGACCCAGGCGCGCAAAGTCAGCGCCGACGTGGTGCAACAATCGGCGTTCGATTTCTACGGGGTTTTGCAAAAAGGCATCTTCGATAGCTACTTCTCGCCCGAGCGTGCCGCCTATCCCGCCGAGTACCGCGATGAAAAGGGCGTTTGGATGATACCCGCCTCAACCTTGAACGTAATCGCCTACAACAAGAAAATGGTCGCTCCTGCCGATGCGCCGAAGAGTTTTTGGGATCTGGTCGAGCCAAAGTGGAAAGGCCAGCTCCTGATGGACGAGAACGAGAGCAAATGGATGGCCGGTATGATGCAGTACTACGGCGAGGCGAAGACCCTGGATTTGCTGCGCCGGCTGGCGCGTCAGGAGATTCAATTTCGCACCGGCCATACTCTGCTGCAAACCTTATGTGCCGCCGGTGAGCGTCCCATCGTCGTGGTCGCCTTTGCCAACGGCGTCGATCGCTTAAAAAAAGACAACGCGCCCATCGAGTGGGTCGCCGCCGAGCCAGTGATCGGCCTGACCTTCGGTTCGGCGGTTGTAAAAGAAGCGCCCCATCCCAATGCTGGACGGCTGTTCCAAGATTTCATGCTGTCGCGGGAGGGCCAGGAGGTCATGGCCGCCGCCGGCTATCACGTGCCGCGCACCGATGTCAGCTCGCCGATTCTGCGCGAAGCGCCGAAAAACACCAAAGTGATTCCGCTGCCGATGAGTTTAGCGGCGCGCTACAACGAATTTTACAAAACCTATCGCAACGTAATGGGATTGAAATGA
- a CDS encoding CapA family protein, which translates to MPYEAEAGNFSIALGGDTMLTRKLTPFKEPAFLKLREVLHSADARFVNLEGTVHTWEEGTPGITQGTFMTTLPPLLEDLKWLGVNIVSCANNHAFDYGEDGVLANIRHLDEAGMTHAGTGKNLAAARAPGYLDTPNGRVGLIATTATFRPWNQAGEQRPDLRGRPGISPLGFETTHCVDGAAFEQLKRISRELGFEKSNERARKHFYSDKEITKADAPELSLLGHRYVAGEGFSITTKANERDLQDNLKWIREARRQADWLVVSAHCHEFGGPTLLSAGTRAELEETADFFTKFAHQAIDEGADIFVGHGSHFPMGIEIYKGKPILYSVGNFVFQNETVGFFPADAYERFDLDLKATPTDFLDARTNGGKKGHPSDRAYWENMFAVCKFEKKKLARIEVHAIDQGFGRPLPQRGRPVLAEGEVAKRVIDRVTKLSARYGTKVTNRDGVGVISL; encoded by the coding sequence ATGCCCTACGAAGCCGAAGCGGGAAATTTTTCCATCGCCCTGGGCGGCGACACCATGTTAACGCGAAAATTGACGCCCTTCAAAGAACCCGCGTTCTTAAAACTGCGCGAGGTTCTTCACAGCGCCGACGCTCGTTTCGTCAACCTCGAAGGCACGGTGCATACCTGGGAAGAAGGCACGCCCGGCATCACCCAGGGAACCTTCATGACCACGTTGCCGCCGCTGCTCGAGGATTTAAAATGGCTCGGCGTTAATATAGTTTCCTGCGCCAACAATCATGCCTTCGATTATGGTGAAGACGGCGTGCTCGCTAATATTCGCCATCTCGACGAGGCGGGTATGACCCATGCGGGCACGGGAAAAAATCTCGCCGCGGCGCGCGCGCCGGGATATTTGGACACGCCCAATGGGCGCGTCGGTCTCATAGCGACTACGGCAACATTCCGGCCATGGAACCAAGCCGGCGAGCAGCGTCCCGATCTGCGCGGCCGGCCGGGTATCAGTCCGCTCGGATTTGAAACCACCCACTGCGTCGATGGCGCCGCCTTCGAGCAGTTAAAACGCATCAGCCGCGAGCTCGGCTTCGAGAAAAGCAACGAGCGCGCACGCAAGCACTTTTATAGCGATAAGGAAATCACCAAGGCCGATGCGCCGGAACTAAGCCTACTCGGTCATCGCTATGTGGCGGGCGAAGGTTTCTCCATAACGACGAAAGCCAACGAGCGCGACTTACAAGATAATCTCAAATGGATTCGCGAGGCGCGCCGCCAAGCCGATTGGTTGGTGGTCAGCGCCCACTGTCACGAATTCGGCGGACCAACGTTGCTCTCAGCGGGCACGCGCGCGGAGCTCGAAGAGACCGCAGACTTCTTCACCAAGTTTGCCCATCAAGCGATCGACGAAGGCGCCGACATCTTCGTCGGCCACGGCTCCCATTTTCCGATGGGCATCGAAATCTACAAAGGCAAGCCGATTCTCTACAGCGTCGGCAACTTCGTTTTTCAAAACGAAACCGTCGGTTTTTTCCCCGCCGACGCCTACGAACGATTCGATCTCGATCTCAAAGCGACGCCGACCGATTTCCTCGACGCGCGCACCAACGGCGGCAAGAAAGGCCACCCCAGCGATCGCGCCTACTGGGAAAACATGTTCGCGGTGTGCAAGTTCGAAAAGAAGAAGTTAGCGCGCATCGAAGTCCACGCCATCGATCAAGGCTTCGGCCGGCCGCTGCCGCAAAGAGGCCGCCCCGTGTTAGCCGAAGGGGAAGTTGCCAAGCGCGTGATCGATCGCGTGACGAAACTATCGGCACGCTACGGCACCAAAGTCACCAATCGCGACGGCGTCGGAGTTATTTCACTTTAG
- a CDS encoding ribulose phosphate epimerase has product MAASPYPPFDGVEPYGTIRSIADERAHRKRISALGYRIFGAMRWGMLGDGHISARDPELTDHFWLLDWGVPFGAATVGKLVLVGPGGEVMDADGNATGAVNTAGYNIHHPLLAARPDVVSAAHTHTAFGTPWSANVAPFRALSQEACAFVFDQALFDDEEVEVLSIDGGKRIAAALGDKKLCILRNHGLLTVGRSVESAIGWFVMAERVAEVHVKAPNGPAISDEAAALAASTLQPDHVGWRLFQWLQRSLVPDRSVVD; this is encoded by the coding sequence ATGGCCGCGAGTCCCTATCCACCGTTTGACGGGGTCGAGCCCTACGGCACAATCCGTTCGATTGCCGATGAACGGGCGCACCGCAAGCGGATAAGTGCGCTCGGATATCGCATCTTTGGCGCGATGCGCTGGGGGATGCTCGGCGACGGCCACATATCGGCGCGTGATCCCGAGCTCACTGACCACTTTTGGCTGCTCGACTGGGGCGTTCCTTTTGGCGCGGCGACCGTTGGCAAGTTAGTTCTGGTCGGGCCCGGTGGTGAAGTGATGGATGCCGATGGCAACGCTACCGGTGCCGTCAACACGGCGGGCTACAACATCCACCATCCGCTGCTTGCGGCGCGTCCCGACGTCGTGAGCGCGGCTCACACCCATACGGCCTTCGGCACGCCTTGGTCAGCCAACGTCGCCCCGTTCCGCGCGCTCAGTCAGGAGGCGTGTGCTTTCGTTTTTGATCAGGCGCTCTTCGACGATGAGGAAGTAGAAGTGCTTTCCATCGATGGCGGCAAGCGCATCGCCGCGGCGCTCGGCGACAAGAAGCTTTGCATCCTGCGCAACCACGGCTTGCTTACGGTGGGCCGGTCTGTGGAGTCAGCGATCGGCTGGTTCGTGATGGCCGAACGGGTGGCCGAGGTCCACGTGAAAGCGCCCAATGGGCCGGCGATATCCGACGAGGCCGCTGCTCTTGCAGCGTCTACGCTGCAGCCGGATCATGTCGGCTGGAGACTATTCCAGTGGCTACAGCGGTCGCTGGTTCCTGATCGATCCGTGGTCGACTGA
- a CDS encoding isoprenylcysteine carboxylmethyltransferase family protein, producing the protein MRFIRRTPVRTFVIYPLITLLWELFVRAGMLEANLWALPLMIWGFLQYRLCGQYRIKHGGGGPGLETPPERLVSSGPYGWTRNPMYLGHIIFLTGLTLTLNSILAAVITVAVAIWFHLRVVGDEKKLVTRLGQPYVDYTKSVKRWIPGVF; encoded by the coding sequence ATGCGCTTTATTCGCCGCACGCCTGTTCGCACATTTGTGATCTATCCTCTGATCACCCTGCTCTGGGAACTATTCGTAAGAGCAGGAATGCTCGAGGCGAATCTTTGGGCGCTGCCTTTGATGATCTGGGGTTTTCTGCAGTATCGCCTCTGCGGCCAGTACCGCATCAAACACGGCGGCGGCGGTCCCGGACTTGAGACACCGCCAGAACGATTGGTTTCAAGCGGCCCCTATGGTTGGACACGCAACCCGATGTACCTGGGTCATATTATTTTTCTTACGGGTTTGACCCTAACGTTAAATTCAATTCTCGCCGCTGTGATCACTGTCGCGGTAGCGATTTGGTTCCACTTACGCGTTGTCGGTGATGAGAAAAAACTGGTGACGCGACTTGGCCAGCCGTACGTCGACTACACGAAATCGGTAAAACGCTGGATCCCCGGAGTATTCTAA
- the tcuA gene encoding FAD-dependent tricarballylate dehydrogenase TcuA, with the protein MKTENYDVVVVGFGNAAQAAACAAHVAGAKVLVLEKAPEKKKGGNTWFSHGAQFRHVHNGLVDERPLLPHISEAEFAKIDLPPYTADDFYSDIMRVTRGRSVPELAELLVSESYPTVKWMREMGIQWEILYNLGKPVGDRFQWHHGSSFINSKDGGGGLVEMWHAILKRLGIEIRFETGAQRLLVNEQGGVYGIIAESPQNGLTEIRCKGVVLACGGFSANPAMRAQFLGAGWDLAKVRGTRYNTGDGIQMALDIGAQAFGHWSGGHATPIDADAGEYEGGFLDPTNRRNRTHRYAWTIGIMVNTDGRRFIDEGEDFHAYTYAKTGAEILKQPGGIAYQIFDKKLEECVARYLYEGATAIKANSIRELAEMLEINPNTLEKTVDEFNKAVQDDKPFNELIRDGRHTEGIHPPKTNWANKMDTPPYTAYAATCGLTFTYGGLKVNPKCQILNKFDRPISGLYGAGELTAGFFFYNYPSGSGLLRGAVTGKVAGTNAATNG; encoded by the coding sequence ATGAAGACAGAAAACTACGACGTTGTCGTCGTCGGCTTCGGCAACGCGGCTCAAGCGGCCGCCTGCGCCGCCCATGTTGCGGGCGCGAAAGTTCTCGTCCTGGAAAAAGCGCCGGAGAAAAAGAAAGGCGGCAATACCTGGTTCAGCCACGGCGCGCAGTTTCGCCATGTGCACAATGGCCTCGTCGACGAGCGGCCGCTCCTGCCGCATATTTCGGAGGCGGAGTTCGCCAAAATCGATTTGCCGCCCTACACCGCCGACGATTTTTATTCGGACATCATGCGCGTGACACGCGGCCGCTCGGTTCCTGAATTGGCCGAACTGCTGGTGAGCGAGTCCTATCCAACCGTAAAATGGATGCGCGAGATGGGCATCCAGTGGGAAATTCTCTACAACCTCGGCAAACCCGTCGGCGACCGCTTTCAGTGGCATCACGGCAGCAGCTTTATCAACTCCAAAGACGGCGGCGGCGGTTTGGTCGAAATGTGGCACGCGATTCTAAAAAGGTTGGGCATCGAGATTCGCTTTGAAACCGGCGCGCAGCGGCTCTTGGTCAACGAACAAGGAGGAGTTTACGGCATCATCGCCGAGAGTCCGCAAAACGGACTTACGGAAATTCGCTGCAAAGGCGTCGTCTTGGCCTGCGGTGGATTTTCTGCAAATCCGGCCATGCGCGCGCAATTCCTAGGCGCGGGTTGGGACTTGGCCAAAGTGCGCGGCACGCGCTATAACACCGGCGACGGCATTCAAATGGCGCTCGACATCGGCGCGCAAGCGTTTGGCCACTGGAGCGGCGGACATGCCACGCCAATCGATGCCGACGCGGGTGAATATGAAGGCGGGTTCCTCGATCCAACGAACCGGCGCAATCGCACGCATCGGTATGCTTGGACGATCGGCATCATGGTCAACACCGACGGCCGCCGCTTCATTGACGAAGGCGAAGACTTCCACGCTTACACGTACGCCAAGACCGGCGCTGAGATTTTGAAACAGCCGGGCGGCATCGCCTACCAGATTTTCGATAAGAAATTGGAGGAATGCGTCGCCCGCTACCTGTATGAGGGCGCCACGGCGATCAAAGCCAACTCGATTCGCGAGCTGGCCGAGATGTTGGAAATCAATCCGAATACGCTGGAAAAGACCGTCGATGAGTTCAATAAAGCCGTGCAAGACGACAAACCGTTCAACGAACTGATCCGCGACGGGCGCCACACCGAAGGCATTCATCCGCCGAAAACCAACTGGGCCAACAAGATGGATACACCGCCGTACACTGCGTACGCAGCGACTTGTGGATTGACGTTCACCTACGGCGGGCTGAAGGTGAATCCGAAATGCCAAATTCTGAATAAATTCGACCGGCCGATTTCCGGACTCTACGGCGCCGGTGAATTGACCGCGGGCTTTTTCTTCTACAACTATCCGAGCGGCTCAGGCCTCCTGCGCGGTGCTGTCACCGGAAAAGTCGCCGGCACCAACGCAGCGACGAACGGATAA
- a CDS encoding electron transfer flavoprotein subunit beta/FixA family protein has product MNIVVCCKSVPGLVTDLKIGDDAKSLNYQGQLLAINECDEYALEEALVLKKTHGGTITAISMGSIKSQDVLYYALAKGADKAVRVDCETQDPQVASKVLAAALKKLEYDLVLTGTQARDTLGGQVGITAANLLDLPFAYAVVGVEVKDPRTIVARKELGGGRNADVELQLPALLCIQTGIQPLTFVPPARRVRARQQPVKSFTMADLEISADQLAPKGYRILAVKPPERAHQVELIQGNPLDVADALLSKIRENR; this is encoded by the coding sequence ATGAATATTGTTGTTTGTTGTAAATCCGTCCCTGGTTTGGTGACGGACTTAAAAATTGGCGACGATGCTAAGTCGCTCAACTACCAAGGACAACTCTTGGCGATCAACGAGTGCGATGAATATGCGCTCGAAGAAGCTTTGGTGTTAAAGAAAACCCACGGCGGGACGATCACAGCGATCTCCATGGGCAGTATCAAGTCACAGGACGTTTTGTACTATGCGCTTGCCAAAGGCGCCGACAAGGCCGTGCGCGTCGACTGCGAAACACAGGACCCGCAGGTCGCCAGCAAAGTTCTCGCTGCAGCACTGAAAAAGCTTGAATACGATCTCGTCCTCACCGGCACTCAAGCACGTGATACCTTAGGTGGACAAGTTGGAATCACAGCGGCAAACTTGCTTGATCTACCATTTGCCTACGCCGTCGTCGGTGTCGAAGTGAAGGATCCGAGAACAATCGTCGCACGCAAAGAACTTGGCGGCGGGCGTAACGCTGACGTGGAATTACAGCTCCCGGCGCTCCTCTGCATCCAAACCGGCATCCAACCACTCACCTTCGTGCCACCGGCGCGCCGCGTACGCGCGCGACAACAACCGGTGAAATCGTTCACGATGGCGGATCTCGAGATCAGTGCCGACCAGTTAGCGCCGAAGGGTTACCGCATTTTGGCGGTCAAACCGCCGGAGCGTGCCCATCAAGTCGAGCTCATTCAAGGAAATCCGCTCGATGTCGCTGACGCACTGCTTAGCAAGATTCGGGAGAATCGGTAA
- a CDS encoding electron transfer flavoprotein subunit alpha/FixB family protein, which produces MAQSIVVLVEHVDGKVDSVTLQLLTAGRQLASQLNAQLIALALGHQIAGVGTALQNCGADKVVLVDNAALDSAAGEVQAKVVAQVAKQLDVCFVLVGYGLVGMELTPAIAAQMGVSALTNCVDVKFADDAVVVTRPVFDSTLHAHVALDNDERAVIALQKGSFAPAEASANQAPIETVNVDVASIPARSKVLGISEEPIGDVDITKAEIVVSVGRGIGTVEKIPLIGELADALGGVLACSRPIVDVGWLPRERQVGASGRTVTPKIYIACGISGAIQHLAGMRDANKIIAINKDANAPIFGVAHIGVVGDLFEIVPALTKAAREAKAG; this is translated from the coding sequence ATGGCACAAAGCATCGTTGTTCTCGTCGAACACGTCGACGGTAAAGTCGATTCCGTAACGTTGCAACTCCTAACTGCCGGACGGCAGTTAGCTTCACAGCTCAACGCGCAGCTCATTGCCCTGGCTCTCGGTCATCAAATTGCCGGTGTGGGCACGGCACTGCAGAACTGCGGCGCGGACAAAGTCGTGCTCGTTGATAACGCAGCTCTCGATTCCGCCGCTGGCGAAGTGCAAGCCAAAGTCGTCGCGCAGGTCGCCAAGCAACTAGACGTCTGCTTTGTATTGGTGGGCTACGGCCTAGTTGGCATGGAGCTGACGCCGGCGATCGCCGCGCAAATGGGTGTCAGCGCTCTGACCAACTGCGTTGACGTGAAGTTTGCCGACGATGCGGTCGTCGTGACTCGCCCCGTGTTCGACAGCACGCTGCATGCGCACGTGGCGCTGGATAACGACGAGCGGGCGGTGATCGCATTACAAAAAGGTTCCTTCGCACCGGCGGAAGCGTCGGCTAATCAAGCACCCATCGAAACTGTAAACGTCGACGTCGCGAGCATTCCCGCGCGCAGTAAAGTTTTAGGCATTTCAGAAGAACCAATAGGCGACGTCGACATCACCAAAGCAGAAATTGTCGTCTCCGTCGGCCGCGGCATTGGCACCGTAGAGAAGATTCCGCTGATCGGAGAATTAGCCGACGCCTTAGGCGGCGTGCTCGCTTGCTCGCGTCCCATCGTCGACGTCGGCTGGCTGCCCCGCGAGCGCCAAGTCGGCGCATCAGGAAGAACGGTCACGCCCAAAATCTACATTGCCTGCGGCATCTCCGGCGCCATCCAACACTTGGCCGGCATGCGCGACGCCAACAAAATCATCGCCATCAACAAAGACGCCAACGCGCCGATCTTCGGCGTGGCGCACATTGGCGTCGTCGGCGATTTGTTCGAAATCGTTCCAGCACTCACCAAAGCGGCGAGAGAAGCGAAGGCGGGCTAA
- the tcuA gene encoding FAD-dependent tricarballylate dehydrogenase TcuA, translating to MRTENIPVLVVGGGSAAFEAAVAAKQAAAPKVVMLEKAPEPEFGGNARYSHTGFRWVFSGADEIRKFLPDLSNEMFAKLNLPAYSSEMFHADLQRVTRGRIDKKLADVLVSQSNTAIHWMRELGIKWEIDSHVIIDGRYYFEPGLVVHPVGGVSGGLGQLGQWRDIALGMGIEIRYESKVKQLLGNDRRIEGVVVSDPNEEYEIKSGSIVLCAGGFQANAEMRARYLGPNADLMKVRGSRHDTGEVLMMTLAMGAKAAGHWQGAHATPIDSTYPDVEIGSKANRYGYPYSITVNSLGQRFFDEGEARHSYTYAKTGWAVLNQPGAIAYQIYDQKTTPLLGNRYEFSTPIEADSIDELAGKIGIEPTILKHTIQEFNGAVRKDIPFDATKLDGKCTEGITPKKSNWSSPIDKPPYWAYSITGGVTFTFGGLQINESAQVLNTSGNPIRGLYASGDIVGLFFHNYPSCTGQTRNVVFSRLAGRHAAAQGL from the coding sequence ATGAGAACCGAAAACATTCCCGTGCTCGTAGTCGGCGGCGGCAGCGCCGCCTTTGAGGCCGCCGTCGCCGCCAAGCAGGCGGCCGCACCCAAAGTCGTCATGTTGGAAAAAGCGCCGGAGCCGGAGTTCGGCGGCAACGCCCGCTATTCGCATACCGGTTTTCGCTGGGTGTTTTCCGGCGCCGATGAGATTCGCAAGTTCCTCCCGGATCTCAGCAACGAAATGTTTGCGAAGTTGAACCTGCCCGCCTATTCGTCTGAAATGTTTCACGCCGACTTACAGCGCGTCACGCGTGGGCGCATCGACAAAAAACTCGCTGACGTTTTGGTCAGCCAGTCCAACACGGCGATCCATTGGATGCGCGAGCTCGGCATCAAGTGGGAGATCGATTCTCATGTAATCATCGACGGCCGTTACTACTTCGAACCAGGTCTGGTGGTTCATCCTGTCGGCGGCGTGAGCGGCGGTCTAGGGCAGCTCGGCCAGTGGCGTGACATCGCGCTCGGCATGGGGATTGAGATTCGCTACGAGTCGAAAGTGAAGCAATTGCTCGGCAACGATCGGCGCATCGAGGGCGTGGTCGTTTCCGACCCCAACGAAGAATATGAAATCAAGAGCGGCTCGATCGTTCTCTGTGCCGGAGGTTTTCAGGCCAACGCTGAAATGCGCGCCCGCTATCTCGGCCCCAACGCCGACTTGATGAAAGTGCGCGGCAGTCGGCACGACACCGGCGAAGTGCTAATGATGACGCTCGCCATGGGCGCCAAAGCCGCCGGTCATTGGCAAGGCGCGCACGCGACACCGATCGATTCGACATACCCCGACGTCGAGATCGGCAGCAAAGCCAACCGCTACGGCTATCCCTATAGCATCACGGTCAACTCACTCGGCCAGCGTTTCTTCGACGAGGGCGAGGCGCGCCATTCGTACACCTACGCAAAAACCGGCTGGGCGGTGTTGAATCAACCGGGCGCCATCGCCTATCAAATTTACGATCAGAAGACGACTCCGTTGCTCGGCAACCGCTATGAGTTCTCGACACCCATTGAAGCCGACAGCATCGACGAACTAGCCGGCAAGATCGGCATCGAGCCGACGATTCTCAAGCACACAATTCAAGAGTTCAATGGCGCCGTGCGCAAAGACATCCCCTTCGATGCAACAAAGCTGGACGGCAAATGCACCGAGGGCATCACGCCGAAAAAATCCAACTGGTCGAGCCCGATCGACAAGCCGCCCTACTGGGCTTACTCGATCACCGGCGGCGTGACGTTCACATTCGGCGGCTTGCAGATCAACGAAAGCGCCCAGGTGCTAAACACGTCAGGAAACCCGATTCGCGGCCTTTACGCCTCAGGCGACATCGTCGGCTTGTTTTTTCACAACTACCCGTCATGCACAGGGCAAACACGCAATGTGGTTTTCTCGCGCTTGGCGGGAAGGCACGCAGCGGCGCAAGGGCTTTAG
- a CDS encoding ABC transporter substrate-binding protein yields MNRPYGENFMRSTALLAIAIFFVSVCAPKPTSAQTKSNLSSSVTSETMTHVWVARERGLFKKYGIDMQFILMPRNPLAIAALLAGEIDAAIIGPGHLINAGLGGATELVGLANFNQKLDYRLNARPEIKKPEDLRGKRIAVSGPGSTSHMVSMLALQGLHIDPAQSKIAFLTIPGTEMNRRLAMESGSVDATSLRGSMGEVYANKGFTQLYNLKTAGVTLPQNMLVTARRTMAAKPQVIEGYLKATIEAISLISDPAHKELVSRLLASNLRLTNPADVEESYQAVIQNYERAPHVVIEGMKRLQKLLAQQNPKVADVKVEALVDHSVMNKLESSGFIASLYKK; encoded by the coding sequence ATGAATCGCCCCTACGGAGAAAATTTCATGCGTAGCACCGCGCTGCTTGCCATCGCGATTTTCTTCGTTTCGGTCTGTGCGCCAAAGCCCACTAGCGCGCAAACCAAATCCAATCTCTCTTCGAGCGTCACCAGCGAGACCATGACTCATGTCTGGGTCGCTCGGGAGCGCGGGCTGTTCAAGAAATATGGCATCGACATGCAGTTTATCTTGATGCCGCGCAATCCGCTCGCGATCGCTGCGCTGCTTGCCGGGGAGATCGACGCCGCGATCATCGGTCCCGGTCATCTGATCAACGCCGGTCTAGGGGGAGCGACGGAACTGGTCGGCCTCGCCAACTTCAATCAAAAGCTCGATTACCGATTGAACGCGCGCCCCGAAATCAAGAAACCCGAGGACCTTCGCGGTAAGCGCATCGCGGTCAGCGGACCTGGATCGACGTCGCACATGGTATCGATGTTGGCGCTGCAGGGTCTGCATATCGATCCAGCTCAATCGAAGATCGCTTTTTTGACCATACCCGGCACCGAAATGAACCGGCGCTTGGCGATGGAAAGCGGCAGTGTCGATGCGACATCGCTGCGCGGTTCCATGGGCGAGGTCTACGCCAACAAGGGGTTCACGCAACTCTATAACCTGAAAACTGCCGGTGTAACCCTGCCGCAAAACATGCTGGTCACAGCGCGACGCACCATGGCAGCCAAGCCGCAAGTCATAGAAGGCTACTTGAAGGCAACCATCGAAGCGATATCTCTGATCAGCGATCCCGCGCACAAAGAATTGGTCAGCCGCCTTCTGGCCTCCAATCTACGCTTGACCAATCCAGCCGATGTCGAGGAATCCTATCAGGCGGTGATTCAGAACTATGAGCGCGCGCCTCATGTCGTGATCGAGGGCATGAAGCGTTTGCAAAAACTTCTGGCGCAACAGAATCCAAAGGTCGCCGATGTGAAGGTCGAGGCCTTGGTCGATCACTCGGTCATGAACAAGCTTGAAAGCTCCGGTTTCATTGCAAGTCTTTACAAGAAATAG
- a CDS encoding VOC family protein, with product MPKLKHLAIRTEDTGKLASFYCDVFEMQVLHKAKEEGGAIFLTDGYFNLAILPNHDQQSRPGLYHFGFEVEDGEKIVERMKKINPNKLPKARPNGRPYAETRGSDVDGNFFDISEHGFQVNIPLGEKKPE from the coding sequence ATGCCCAAATTGAAACACTTGGCGATTCGCACCGAAGACACCGGCAAGCTCGCGTCGTTCTATTGCGATGTCTTCGAAATGCAGGTGCTGCACAAAGCGAAAGAAGAAGGCGGCGCGATTTTTCTAACCGACGGCTACTTCAACCTCGCCATATTGCCCAATCACGATCAGCAATCGCGGCCCGGCCTCTATCACTTCGGCTTCGAGGTGGAGGACGGCGAAAAGATCGTCGAGCGCATGAAAAAAATCAATCCCAATAAGCTGCCCAAGGCACGTCCCAATGGCCGGCCCTATGCGGAAACCCGTGGTTCCGACGTCGACGGCAATTTCTTCGACATCTCTGAGCACGGTTTTCAGGTCAATATTCCGCTCGGCGAGAAAAAGCCGGAATAA
- a CDS encoding cupin domain-containing protein, translated as MEVLNLDKKIDEARTHNIRNSHFFGTDNFRTWMLYFEPGGETPMHFHQNPETFLVVQGECSIKDLKGGERVVKKNDIVFFAAKEYYQLINKSKEPMILFGNRSEPFGIGITRAEGKA; from the coding sequence ATGGAAGTCTTGAACCTAGACAAAAAAATCGACGAAGCGCGCACGCATAACATTCGCAACAGCCACTTCTTCGGCACCGATAACTTTCGCACTTGGATGCTCTATTTCGAGCCGGGGGGTGAGACGCCGATGCATTTTCACCAGAATCCGGAGACGTTCTTAGTCGTCCAAGGCGAGTGTTCGATCAAAGACCTTAAAGGCGGCGAGCGCGTGGTCAAGAAAAATGACATCGTGTTCTTCGCGGCCAAGGAATACTACCAGCTCATCAACAAGAGCAAAGAACCGATGATTTTGTTCGGCAATCGTTCGGAGCCGTTTGGCATCGGCATTACCCGCGCCGAAGGCAAAGCCTAA
- a CDS encoding VOC family protein, whose translation MPKIRHLAIRTEDTGKLASFYKDVFEMEILNKDREEGGAIYMTDGYLNLAILPNHEQNAPNGLYHFGFQVENYEKIAERLRKVDPKKAPKQRPADRLYAETRSSDPDGNLFDISEHGFMIAEAVGDKKKS comes from the coding sequence ATGCCTAAGATCCGCCATTTGGCGATTCGCACCGAAGACACCGGCAAGCTCGCTTCCTTTTACAAGGACGTTTTTGAAATGGAGATCCTCAACAAGGACAGGGAAGAGGGCGGGGCGATCTATATGACCGATGGATATCTTAACCTGGCGATCTTGCCCAACCATGAGCAAAACGCCCCCAATGGGCTGTATCATTTCGGTTTTCAGGTGGAGAACTATGAGAAAATCGCCGAACGGCTGCGCAAGGTCGATCCCAAGAAGGCGCCCAAGCAACGTCCCGCCGATCGGCTTTACGCCGAAACCCGCAGCTCCGATCCCGACGGCAACCTGTTCGATATTTCGGAGCATGGCTTCATGATCGCCGAGGCGGTGGGCGACAAAAAGAAGAGTTAG